One Ostrea edulis chromosome 2, xbOstEdul1.1, whole genome shotgun sequence genomic region harbors:
- the LOC125680152 gene encoding toll-like receptor 4, producing the protein MEYNESLNAPKNVPWGKCIYNPCRCYRNFALCSGLNLTFIPRFPDNITYLYMYKNCLGRVNRSTFLNLTNPLTRKSKLEVLILVKNRINTLSNDSFADLSDLTHIHIEDEQHLSGQQFSESFNSLSPKLVKLIINRVNLTSIPATFFQGLESTNVLNITLESNAIKTLDGNLFSPVTSLRNLSLHGNRLKTETTNFSHLSNVEYLNLSSNYFNVSPNFCNFNLSSLKILDFQSNKFSTFKEFKCLDNLEYLNLNNHAIRTLFSNTFSMLPKLKTLHLSQMAEQLEFIQNNAFNSSSLKRLYFIDNAFHFSLFPRNFYPLLIFENTRKLQVLDLSMNYFKVNETIFTQMLTPLTNLKSLIIVECVLRYIPRGLLRVLPQLRELILSRNSIDEWNGYEVFGKSKTLRYLDLSDNRIVTVDEKSFPPDFLQSIRFINLGNNPFSCTCKEVQWFHDWAIDNRQKICPKTEICKTILCASPSSLKNKIIIELTESEMCPYPEYVKVLIIIGSVSLFVLVIALVVYKARWHIRYLIYMYRLRRDGYETIEDKRDFNYDAFVVYAEEDQGFVHNTLVPTLEEREGYHLCIHNRDFQVGKLIVDNIITSIQTSRKIIVVLSNNFTKSKWCDFELIIVQNRMVLEQNNNLVVILIDKIEPKNITTPLRLILSTMTYAKWQAQGTEDEKESFWNQIRDSLRK; encoded by the coding sequence ATGGAATACAATGAATCTCTCAACGCTCCGAAGAATGTTCCATGGGGCAAGTGCATCTACAATCCATGTCGGTGTTACAGAAACTTCGCATTATGCAGCGGACTAAATCTGACTTTCATCCCGCGGTTTCCAGACAACATTACCTATCTCTATATGTATAAGAACTGCTTGGGTCGGGTCAACAGATCTACTTTCCTAAATCTAACGAATCCTTTGACGAGAAAATCGAAATTAGAGGTTCTTATTCTTGTGAAAAATAGAATCAACACACTCTCAAACGACTCTTTTGCAGATTTAAGTGACCTAACTCACATTCATATTGAGGATGAACAACATTTAAGTGGGCAACAATTTTCAGAAAGTTTTAATTCACTCAGTCCGAAATTAGTTAAGCTGATAATAAACAGGGTAAATCTCACTTCCATACCAGCCACATTTTTCCAGGGACTAGAAAGCACCAATGTCCTCAACATTACTTTAGAGTCTAATGCAATAAAGACTCTCGACGGAAATCTCTTCTCTCCAGTTACTTCTCTTCGCAATCTGTCTCTCCACGGAAACAGGTTAAAAACGGAAACAACGAACTTCTCCCATCTCAGCAACGTTGAATATTTGAATCTTTCAAGCAATTATTTCAATGTTTCTCCGAATTTCTGCAATTTCAACTTAAGTAGTTTGAAAATACTTGACTTTCAGAGTAATAAATTCTCAACTTTTAAAGAGTTTAAATGCCTGGATAATTTGGAATATTTGAATCTGAATAACCACGCAATACGGACACTGTTCTCTAACACGTTCTCAATGCTTCCAAAACTTAAAACACTTCACTTGAGCCAAATGGCGGAACAACTGGAATTTATACAAAACAATGCATTTAACAGTTCTAGTCTTAAGCGCCTATATTTCATAGacaatgcatttcatttttctttgttTCCTCGAAACTTTTACCCacttttgatttttgaaaatacccGTAAACTTCAAGTTTTAGATTTGTCAATGAATTACTTTAAGGTGAATGAAACGATTTTTACACAAATGTTGACCCCTCTCACAAATTTAAAATCTCTAATCATTGTGGAATGTGTTCTAAGATATATCCCACGTGGTCTTCTTAGAGTTTTGCCTCAGTTACGGGAACTAATTCTGAGCAGGAACTCTATAGATGAATGGAATGGATATGAAGTATTCGGAAAGTCAAAAACACTTCGATACCTCGACCTTTCTGATAACCGCATCGTCACTGTAGATGAAAAATCCTTTCCGCCCGATTTTCTACAAAGCATAAGATTCATAAACCTAGGAAATAACCCGTTCTCGTGTACCTGCAAAGAAGTACAATGGTTTCATGACTGGGCAATAGACAATAGACAGAAAATATGTCCGAAAACAGAAATCTGTAAAACCATACTCTGTGCATCTCCTTCAAGCCTAAAGAATAAAATCATCATAGAATTGACAGAATCCGAAATGTGTCCATATCCGGAGTATGTAAAAGTCTTAATAATTATCGGCTCAGTTTCTCTCTTCGTTCTTGTTATTGCTCTCGTCGTCTACAAGGCACGGTGGCACATTCGATAtctgatttacatgtacagattACGAAGGGATGGGTATGAAACCATTGAAGATAAGAGGGATTTTAATTACGACGCTTTCGTGGTTTATGCAGAGGAGGACCAGGGCTTTGTACATAATACATTGGTTCCAACACTCGAAGAGCGGGAGGGCTATCATCTGTGTATTCATAACCGAGACTTTCAAGTAGGAAAGCTTATAGTAGACAATATAATAACCAGCATTCAAACGAGTCGAAAGATCATTGTTGTTTTATCTAACAACTTTACAAAAAGTAAATGGTGTGACTTTGAGCTAATTATCGTACAGAATCGGATGGTTTTGGAGCAGAATAACAATCTCGTTGTAATTTTGATTGACAAAATTGAACCAAAGAACATTACAACTCCATTAAGGTTAATTCTCTCAACCATGACATATGCAAAATGGCAAGCCCAAGGAACGGAAGATGAAAAGGAATCTTTTTGGAATCAAATCCGCGATTCTTTGAGAAAATAG
- the LOC125682558 gene encoding patched domain-containing protein 3-like: protein MGNCYLKHEKKIAHLFGRYGRFLARHPIKILVIAIAVNCLLGLGMLRLEEESNAELLYTPVNSQSSIDRDYLQSLYPTSLDFYSHKDLSRFIEVLILTKDRGNMLTSEFLDDINSVDNHIQKTIFINKTGTLYYFTDVCAKQSGSCVVSGDIFLSSDFKQMMLANNITYPIFKHTSLTSFLASPSAANGLLTSAIGVKLTYHLHLLSVHSDQWEEAFVNAITDAAVNVSELAYSYSLALDHELEKNIFGDIFYYAATLTIMMMYASIATSRMNCNFIADRSLLGQAGVFAAVLSVMSSVGFVSLIGVKIINIVAFTPFLVVGIGIDDVFILMSGIADAKSVDKSSVSDRIYFMMKTSGIAITITSVTDFLAFLIGTSSVFISVRNFCIYSGVAVLFCYVNQITIFSSIIVLNERRIKTNRHCVACCLPTKDKESLREDGKTGCLLYACAGYPPNDRSDVDSPLERYPKKLIKKIISHLTLKIIIIVLFVIYFGFSVYGAVHLEQGLSLQNLAADDSFFHKYATWIDEYFGTDIVMSFNVKNTQTYSSAWTQSVITSVLTTAKNDKDMDSSYEINWLMAFKQSHLYVNTSESAFIRALQTFLTNMTQYASDVVIDSAGSTITSSRFYLKSNSIKSNYDKGQLMLRMRGVMNDSVIPIIVYSYLFIFFEQFVEILPSTLQTVGIAIVVIIVVTIFFMPHPTLITIIAVSLFTILLGLFGFMYFWDISLSSISMIHLVMTVGFSVDFSAHICHAYLAVDSDNRDTKVQLALDRSGGPIFNAAFSTLLGISVFGFANSYIFKTFGKLMFLVIFFGLAHSVILIPVVLSFVGPLNTTKKSKSKSTQPSSVKSRKSPIYWIVLGKKRKSC from the exons ATGGGTAACTGTTACCTTAAACACGAAAAGAAAATCGCTCATCTGTTTGGTCGCTATGGACGATTCCTGGCACGACATCCTATTAAAATCCTGGTTATCGCCATCGCAGTGAATTGTCTTCTTGGTCTAGGTATGCTTCGACTCGAGGAGGAAAGTAATGCAGAATTACTATATACACCAGTAAACAGCCAGTCTTCAATAGACAGGGATTATTTACAGAGCTTATAtccaacatcattggatttctATTCACATAAAGATTTATCCCGCTTTATTGAAGTTCTTATCCTCACGAAAGACAGGGGAAATATGCTGACGTCAGAGTTTTTAGATGATATTAACTCCGTTGATAATCACATTcagaaaacaattttcatcaacAAAACTGGAACACTTTACTACTTCACTGATGTGTGTGCCAAACAGAGTGGCTCTTGTGTAGTATCGGGTGATATTTTTTTGTCAAGTGATTTCAAGCAAATGATGTTGGCGAATAATATCACATACCCTATATTCAAGCACACATCTCTAACTTCTTTTCTTGCGAGTCCATCTGCGGCAAACGGTCTGCTTACATCCGCCATCGGAGTAAAGCTTACATATCATCTTCATCTTCTTAGTGTGCATTCAGATCAGTGGGAAGAAGCTTTTGTGAATGCCATTACGGATGCTGCTGTCAATGTCTCAGAATTAGCTTACTCATATTCATTGGCCTTAGATCACGAACTTGAGAAGAATATATTTGGAGATATTTTCTATTATGCTGCGACATTAACAATAATGATGATGTATGCTTCCATTGCCACCTCGAGAATGAACTGTAATTTTATAGCAGACAGAAGTCTTTTAGGCCAGGCTGGAGTTTTTGCAGCTGTTCTTTCTGTCATGTCTTCCGTTGGTTTTGTGAGTCTTATCGGAGTGAAGATCATAAACATTGTCGCCTTCACACCTTTTCTTGTCGTAG GAATTGGAATAGACGATGTTTTCATTTTGATGTCGGGTATAGCTGATGCTAAGTCGGTAGACAAATCCAGCGTATCGGACAGAATTTACTTCATGATGAAGACCAGTGGAATAGCCATCACCATCACGTCCGTAACAGACTTTCTTGCCTTTCTCATTGGAACAAGTTCCGTCTTCATTAGCGTCAGGAACTTCTGTATATACTCTG GCGTTGCAGTGTTATTTTGCTACGTCAATCAAATAACTATATTTTCCTCAATCATAGTCTTAAATGAAAGAAGGATTAAAACCAATCGCCATTGTGTGGCTTGTTGTCTGCCAACAAAGGATAAAGAATCGTTGAGAGAGGATGGGAAAACAGGATGTTTACTTTACGCATGTGCCGGATATCCACCTAACGATCGTAGTGACGTCGACAGTCCTTTGGAGAGGTACCCAAAGAAactcattaaaaaaataattagtcACTTGACAttgaaaatcataattataGTTTTGTTTGTCATTTACTTTGGGTTTTCTGTGTATGGTGCCGTCCACCTTGAACAAGGACTTTCTCTACAAAATCTTGCTGCGGACGACTCCTTCTTTCACAAATACGCCACATGGATTGACGAATACTTTGGTACAGATATAGTTATGTCTTTTAACGTAAAGAATACTCAGACATATTCTTCTGCATGGACACAGAGTGTCATAACGTCAGTACTAACTACGGCGAAGAACGACAAAGACATGGATTCGTCCTATGAAATCAACTGGTTGATGGCCTTCAAACAATCCCATCTGTATGTTAATACTTCAGAATCTGCGTTTATTAGAGCTCTCCAGACATTTTTGACAAATATGACACAGTATGCCAGTGATGTAGTGATTGATTCGGCAGGATCGACTATCACCTCCTCTCGCTTTTACTTGAAGAGTAACAGCATAAAGTCTAATTATGACAAAGGTCAATTGATGCTGCGCATGCGGGGAGTGATGAATGATTCTGTCATTCCCATAATAGTATATTCTTACTTGTTTATTTTCTTCGAACAATTTGTTGAAATTCTCCCAAGCACGTTGCAAACTGTCGGAATCGCCATCGTTGTTATAATAGTCGTCACCATCTTCTTCATGCCTCATCCAACCCTTATCACCATTATAGCGGTGTCCTTATTTACCATACTTCTTGGATTGTTTGGATTTATGTATTTTTGGGATATTTCCCTCAGTTCCATATCCATGATACACCTTGTCATGACTGTTGGGTTCTCGGTAGATTTCAGCGCCCACATCTGCCACGCCTACCTTGCCGTAGACTCAGATAACAGAGATACTAAAGTTCAGCTTGCCTTGGACAGGTCAGGAGGACCAATATTCAATGCCGCGTTTTCCACGCTCCTGGGGATCTCTGTCTTCGGATTTGCCaacagttatatttttaaaacgtttGGAAAGCTTATGTTCCTTGTGATATTTTTTGGTCTTGCCCATTCGGTGATTTTGATTCCAGTGGTGTTATCATTCGTTGGACCATTAAACACAACAAAGAAGTCAAAGTCAAAATCCACACAACCGTCAAGCGTTAAATCAAGAAAAAGTCCTATTTATTGGATAGTCTTGGGTAAAAAGCGGAAGAGCTGTTAA